Proteins encoded within one genomic window of Bacillus sp. 1NLA3E:
- a CDS encoding biotin transporter BioY translates to MNKKLRAIDLTMVGVFVALMAIGANITSFVPFMVIGGVPITLQTFFAILAGVILGSRLGAIALTVYTFVGLVGVPVFAQFGGGFATIVKPTFGFIVSYILVAYVCGKIVEKKQSLPTFITAALVGLVINYVLGTNLMYYAYKFWASAPEGFTYKMAWMWMVVPLPKDIILAVFAGILAHRLEKTVLSKGQFKHMKRVS, encoded by the coding sequence ATGAATAAAAAACTTAGAGCAATTGATTTAACTATGGTAGGAGTTTTTGTTGCCTTAATGGCTATCGGCGCAAACATTACATCGTTTGTTCCGTTCATGGTTATTGGCGGGGTGCCTATAACTTTACAAACTTTCTTTGCGATTTTAGCTGGAGTCATACTTGGGAGCCGCCTTGGAGCGATTGCCTTAACAGTGTATACATTTGTTGGACTTGTAGGTGTTCCTGTCTTTGCTCAATTCGGGGGTGGTTTTGCTACGATTGTTAAGCCAACTTTCGGATTTATTGTTTCATATATTTTAGTTGCTTATGTTTGCGGTAAAATTGTTGAAAAGAAACAAAGTTTACCTACATTTATCACTGCAGCATTAGTTGGATTAGTCATCAACTATGTTCTTGGAACAAATTTAATGTATTATGCATACAAGTTTTGGGCTTCTGCCCCAGAAGGATTCACATATAAAATGGCTTGGATGTGGATGGTCGTTCCATTGCCTAAAGATATTATCCTAGCAGTTTTCGCCGGTATACTAGCTCATCGCCTTGAGAAAACAGTTCTTTCAAAAGGACAATTTAAACATATGAAAAGGGTCTCCTAA
- a CDS encoding DUF4430 domain-containing protein, whose amino-acid sequence MLVSRKMNVLLVAVFLFSLIAGGFQAPVFAAEGENKASVTVIGDEAAGTMVDNQPVPIAENATALDILSSAVGGDLVTSDTAWGKSLDEIKGLAPGPEDTYFWAFYVNGFSSDLGAGSYTAQNGDHYTFRYEDWNKPVSASIKVIGKNKEVINESKYNSFVGKVSALQLLQKLMGKERVSFDKDGFLSINNINAEGTYYWAFYVNDEYASTGADSYFLQPNDQITFQYESWEQPSDNEGDGDGVPNENTGNENNQPPSEPIASETLQNAIDTTLTLFPDEYVGEKEAVVLRQLGKSIPTNYLDNVTKLVIDKKGVIRNILDTEGYILGIVAAGGDPTNIGGYNLISSIYTGDVVKPGLNGVAYALIALDSMNFEIPATATWTREKLVNYLLDSQNKDGSWSGANADIDITAMVLQALSPYKDQAGVSEAVNKGVENLSSVYLSGKIDNSNTAAQVIIALSALGIDPNGETFTKGGTSIVSYLLSFKVGDNGFEWKHGKGINMLASSQSLQALVAYQLYRNGKGSLYNFTLAPESPAAVQPTTVALNQDAKTESPEGKLLPNTATNMYNTIFYGMLILMVGMVAVIVMGKRKSA is encoded by the coding sequence ATGTTGGTTAGTAGAAAGATGAACGTATTATTGGTTGCAGTGTTTTTATTTTCTTTAATAGCTGGCGGCTTTCAAGCACCAGTTTTTGCGGCTGAAGGAGAGAATAAAGCGTCTGTAACGGTTATTGGGGACGAGGCAGCCGGAACTATGGTGGATAATCAACCAGTTCCAATTGCGGAAAATGCAACGGCTTTGGATATTTTGAGTAGCGCTGTTGGTGGGGACTTGGTAACTTCAGATACAGCTTGGGGAAAATCGCTCGACGAAATTAAAGGTTTAGCTCCTGGTCCAGAGGATACTTATTTTTGGGCTTTTTATGTAAATGGTTTTTCTTCTGATTTAGGTGCAGGAAGTTATACTGCTCAAAATGGAGATCATTATACTTTCCGCTATGAGGATTGGAATAAACCTGTCAGTGCTTCCATTAAAGTAATTGGTAAAAATAAAGAAGTAATTAACGAATCTAAATATAATTCATTCGTAGGTAAAGTAAGCGCATTACAATTATTACAGAAGTTAATGGGCAAAGAGAGAGTGTCTTTTGATAAAGATGGTTTTCTTTCTATTAATAATATAAATGCAGAAGGTACATATTACTGGGCTTTTTATGTGAATGATGAATACGCTTCTACAGGAGCAGATAGCTATTTTCTTCAACCTAATGACCAAATAACCTTTCAATATGAATCATGGGAGCAACCATCCGATAATGAAGGTGATGGGGACGGAGTACCGAATGAAAACACGGGAAATGAAAATAATCAACCACCTAGTGAACCGATTGCATCCGAAACGCTTCAAAATGCAATTGATACCACTTTGACTTTGTTCCCTGATGAATATGTTGGTGAAAAAGAAGCGGTTGTCTTAAGGCAATTAGGAAAAAGTATTCCAACAAATTATTTAGATAATGTGACAAAACTTGTTATAGACAAGAAAGGTGTCATTAGAAATATTTTAGATACAGAAGGTTATATTTTAGGAATTGTTGCAGCAGGTGGAGACCCAACCAATATAGGCGGCTACAATTTAATCTCTTCAATTTATACTGGTGACGTTGTAAAACCTGGATTGAACGGAGTTGCCTATGCACTGATTGCGTTAGATAGTATGAATTTTGAAATTCCTGCTACTGCTACATGGACAAGAGAAAAATTAGTGAACTATTTATTAGACAGTCAAAATAAGGATGGTAGCTGGTCAGGAGCAAATGCAGATATTGATATTACAGCAATGGTATTACAAGCCCTTTCTCCATACAAGGATCAAGCTGGTGTTAGCGAAGCAGTGAATAAGGGTGTTGAAAATCTATCATCCGTTTATCTGAGCGGAAAAATTGACAACAGCAATACTGCAGCTCAAGTGATTATTGCTTTATCAGCTTTAGGTATAGATCCAAATGGAGAAACATTTACTAAAGGTGGTACTAGCATAGTATCATACCTTTTATCATTTAAAGTTGGAGATAATGGATTTGAATGGAAACATGGCAAAGGAATAAACATGCTTGCTTCAAGCCAAAGCCTTCAGGCTTTAGTTGCATATCAGCTATATAGAAATGGAAAAGGGTCATTATATAATTTTACTTTAGCTCCCGAAAGTCCTGCAGCAGTACAACCGACAACAGTAGCGCTTAATCAGGATGCAAAAACAGAATCTCCAGAAGGGAAGCTTCTACCGAACACGGCAACCAATATGTACAACACTATTTTCTACGGGATGCTAATCTTAATGGTAGGCATGGTAGCAGTTATTGTTATGGGAAAAAGAAAGAGCGCTTAA
- a CDS encoding ABC transporter ATP-binding protein, whose translation MAQIELNNITFTYPETETPALKNLSLQIEKGQFVVLFGASGSGKSTLLRLLKKEIRPHGELKGDIIINGRSRQESDAGANEIGFVFQDPENQVVAENVLQEIVFGLENMGLSTTEMRSRVAEMVHFFGAESLLDRKTHELSGGKKQQINLASVLLMQPNILLLDEPTAQLDPVSARELLDMLVRLNDEFGMTIVVAEHRLEELFTVSDKIVMMEQGKITHEGAPKQMMEMLWNSSNRVYVPSIPSLYLSIEKNENRKNPPLTVKEGKRWFQQNALIDLSTSDSSVVADAKEELIRAKNLAFLYSKDDEMVLKELDFSIQKGETYALLGGNGSGKSTLLKLIGGILKPSQGKVFFHEKPLKTWSKNDLIKKIGYLPQNPKIFFIQDTVEKEINETLKQWGITDFFEVERLLNLLGIAHLRNQHPYDLSGGELQKAALACLLIRNPEVLLLDEPTKGLDPVSKANLAEILKGLQEGGTTILMSTHDVEFAAQHATKCGMMFQGKITSEGSPSEFFKGNFFYTTMIQRLFRHIPESQIMTLEEAVSACKTKVH comes from the coding sequence ATGGCGCAAATTGAATTAAACAATATAACTTTTACATATCCAGAAACGGAAACTCCAGCCCTTAAAAATCTATCCCTCCAAATTGAAAAGGGTCAATTTGTTGTTCTTTTTGGAGCTTCAGGTAGTGGGAAAAGCACACTACTGCGGCTATTGAAAAAAGAAATAAGACCCCACGGTGAGTTAAAAGGGGACATTATTATTAATGGACGATCAAGACAAGAGTCTGATGCTGGGGCAAATGAAATTGGCTTTGTTTTTCAAGATCCAGAGAACCAGGTTGTAGCTGAGAATGTCCTCCAAGAAATCGTGTTCGGGCTTGAAAACATGGGATTGTCTACAACAGAAATGAGAAGCCGAGTAGCTGAAATGGTCCATTTCTTCGGTGCGGAATCCCTTTTAGATCGTAAAACTCATGAGCTTTCGGGAGGAAAGAAGCAACAGATTAATTTAGCATCAGTTTTGTTAATGCAACCAAACATTCTTCTTTTAGACGAACCAACGGCACAGCTTGATCCGGTTAGTGCAAGAGAATTACTTGATATGCTCGTTCGACTGAATGATGAGTTTGGGATGACGATTGTGGTAGCTGAGCACAGGTTAGAAGAGTTGTTCACGGTTTCTGATAAAATCGTCATGATGGAACAAGGTAAAATTACCCATGAGGGCGCACCAAAGCAGATGATGGAAATGCTTTGGAATTCCTCTAATCGTGTCTATGTACCAAGCATTCCATCTCTTTATTTGAGCATCGAAAAGAATGAGAATAGAAAAAATCCACCGCTTACTGTTAAAGAGGGGAAAAGGTGGTTCCAACAAAATGCTCTAATTGATTTGAGTACTTCCGATTCATCTGTTGTGGCAGATGCGAAGGAAGAGTTGATTCGAGCTAAAAATCTGGCATTTCTTTATAGCAAAGATGATGAAATGGTTTTAAAGGAATTAGACTTTTCAATACAAAAGGGAGAAACATATGCCCTCCTTGGAGGGAATGGATCAGGAAAATCAACGCTCCTCAAACTAATTGGTGGCATTCTTAAGCCATCTCAAGGGAAAGTGTTTTTTCATGAAAAACCCTTAAAAACTTGGTCGAAAAATGATCTCATAAAAAAAATAGGATATTTACCGCAAAATCCAAAAATATTTTTCATTCAAGACACTGTCGAAAAAGAAATTAACGAGACGTTGAAGCAATGGGGAATAACGGATTTCTTTGAGGTTGAACGTCTGCTAAATTTATTAGGGATCGCTCATCTACGAAATCAGCATCCATATGATTTAAGTGGGGGAGAATTACAAAAAGCTGCCCTTGCCTGTTTGTTGATAAGAAATCCAGAAGTGTTGCTACTTGATGAGCCGACAAAGGGCCTCGATCCAGTTTCCAAGGCCAACCTAGCCGAAATTCTCAAAGGTTTACAGGAGGGCGGCACAACGATATTAATGTCAACGCATGATGTAGAATTTGCAGCACAGCATGCGACGAAATGTGGAATGATGTTTCAAGGGAAGATTACCTCTGAGGGTTCGCCAAGCGAGTTTTTCAAAGGGAATTTCTTTTATACGACTATGATCCAAAGACTATTTCGCCATATCCCCGAAAGTCAGATTATGACACTAGAGGAGGCCGTTTCGGCATGCAAAACAAAAGTGCATTGA
- a CDS encoding DUF4430 domain-containing protein, giving the protein MNRYYRVALFFLAFVLAFSLAGCGTAADSTQKASEKKIEKTEKKAKEEKRDPAEAEVAQTEAVSTGTDSSNEQNVAGSGNTSDTSQPTTTNTPSQKTVTNNQTVTNNAQTAPVPTPKAANPVPAAPAAVSNPEPTHTVTISIIGPKDRRNILGATKVDINTGDTVMDVLLKIEKSENISVESRNDYGSTYVEAIDGIYEGDYPGQSGWTYKLNGIMVQESAGKAAVKDGDQIVWAYVGG; this is encoded by the coding sequence ATGAATCGCTATTATAGAGTCGCTTTGTTTTTTCTAGCATTTGTTCTTGCCTTCAGTTTAGCTGGCTGTGGAACGGCAGCTGATTCTACTCAGAAAGCTTCAGAAAAGAAGATAGAGAAAACCGAAAAAAAAGCAAAAGAAGAGAAGAGGGATCCTGCTGAAGCCGAAGTTGCTCAAACAGAAGCAGTTTCAACAGGAACAGATTCAAGTAATGAGCAAAATGTTGCTGGGAGTGGAAATACTTCGGATACTTCCCAACCAACTACAACAAATACACCATCTCAGAAGACAGTTACCAATAATCAAACTGTAACAAACAATGCTCAAACAGCACCTGTACCAACACCAAAAGCTGCTAATCCAGTACCTGCAGCACCTGCAGCCGTAAGTAATCCGGAACCTACACATACTGTTACGATATCTATTATTGGCCCGAAAGACCGGAGAAATATTTTAGGTGCCACAAAAGTGGATATTAATACAGGTGATACTGTAATGGACGTGCTTCTTAAGATTGAAAAAAGTGAAAATATATCAGTTGAATCTAGAAATGATTATGGTTCAACTTATGTTGAGGCAATTGATGGTATTTATGAAGGTGACTATCCTGGTCAAAGCGGTTGGACCTATAAACTTAATGGCATAATGGTTCAAGAAAGTGCTGGAAAAGCAGCAGTGAAAGACGGTGACCAAATTGTTTGGGCGTACGTTGGAGGTTAA
- a CDS encoding alpha-E domain-containing protein yields the protein MLNRVVESFYWIGRYTERIDYTARLMDVTLYAHHNHLGKETNRNDLQERFSTILSDVASEQVNDMCLNVNKILEYVTIDQENINSIFNSLNQARFNVRVVRQQTSAKMWDTINSFYLWLLEQKQKKDLEQSPFLFLERVRNEVSLFNGVTDSSMLHEVEWRFLQAGKLLERTENTVRIIQKLFLSLEEENSNESDYAYYHLNSVLESVDGFEAFRKFHANQVELETVIEFLVLNTVFPRSISFSLSELERYLKEIQVEHQLEHITKVIRLVKRQRVLLFNCLGNKEKPMHRAFLTELLASCNHIGQELEKCFFYDRGEEVVDCFPNRVAEMV from the coding sequence ATGTTAAATAGAGTGGTTGAATCATTTTATTGGATTGGTCGTTACACTGAACGAATAGATTACACTGCGCGTTTAATGGATGTTACCCTTTATGCTCATCATAATCACCTAGGGAAAGAGACAAATAGGAATGACCTTCAAGAACGGTTTTCTACTATTCTAAGTGATGTTGCTTCAGAGCAAGTTAATGATATGTGTTTAAATGTCAATAAAATCCTTGAATATGTGACGATTGATCAAGAAAATATCAACTCGATTTTCAATTCCTTAAACCAAGCAAGATTTAATGTGAGAGTAGTAAGACAGCAAACTTCGGCTAAAATGTGGGATACCATTAACTCCTTTTACCTTTGGTTGTTGGAGCAAAAACAAAAGAAGGACTTGGAACAATCGCCATTTCTGTTTTTGGAGCGAGTTCGCAATGAGGTATCACTCTTTAATGGAGTTACAGATTCATCAATGTTGCACGAAGTTGAATGGAGATTTCTCCAAGCTGGCAAGCTCCTCGAAAGAACCGAAAATACTGTTCGGATTATCCAGAAGTTATTTTTGTCATTAGAAGAAGAGAATTCAAACGAAAGTGATTATGCATATTATCATTTGAATTCTGTGTTAGAAAGCGTAGATGGTTTTGAAGCCTTCCGTAAATTTCACGCAAACCAAGTGGAGCTAGAAACGGTCATTGAATTCCTTGTTTTAAATACTGTTTTTCCTCGTTCAATTTCTTTTTCGCTTTCAGAACTTGAACGGTATTTAAAGGAAATTCAAGTTGAGCATCAATTAGAACACATTACCAAAGTGATTCGTCTCGTCAAACGCCAAAGAGTGTTGCTGTTTAATTGCCTAGGCAATAAGGAAAAACCGATGCACCGGGCGTTTCTGACGGAACTTCTCGCTAGCTGCAATCACATCGGCCAGGAACTTGAAAAATGTTTTTTTTATGATAGAGGGGAGGAAGTCGTAGACTGCTTTCCCAACAGGGTGGCTGAAATGGTATGA
- a CDS encoding transglutaminase family protein — MRLEIFHLTRYTYKESVEDSVNEIRLTPRTDSRQSRVKQIISVIPEAELFSHEDYFGNIVHSFTVNKPHRELVIKAQSIVVTHEIAQTEGSLLPLEKEIEIIYSELFENTFAEYLLGTSYTLPTPEMKEFANTLPDLESSGSVYQLLRDIMVTIYSTFTYDPTATDVHTTVVETIKLKRGVCQDFAHLMIAVCRMKGIPARYISGYHFIGDLQGGHADFTQASHAWVEAYVPGVGWLGFDPTNNGLMDWRYVKIGHGRDYNDIVPVKGVYSGTSKQTLSVEVDVRVLNDE; from the coding sequence ATGAGACTAGAAATATTTCATCTAACAAGATATACATACAAGGAATCAGTGGAGGACAGTGTCAATGAGATTCGGTTAACGCCGAGAACCGATTCGCGGCAATCCCGTGTGAAGCAAATAATCTCAGTCATACCAGAAGCGGAACTATTTTCCCATGAGGATTATTTTGGGAATATAGTTCATTCCTTTACCGTTAACAAACCACATCGTGAGTTGGTCATAAAAGCACAATCAATTGTCGTGACACATGAAATCGCTCAAACGGAGGGTAGTCTTTTACCGCTCGAAAAAGAAATAGAAATCATCTATAGTGAGCTATTTGAAAATACTTTTGCAGAATACCTGCTAGGTACTTCATATACACTTCCAACACCTGAGATGAAGGAATTCGCAAACACCCTGCCGGACCTTGAATCTTCTGGAAGTGTGTATCAACTTTTAAGGGATATTATGGTTACGATATACTCAACCTTTACATATGACCCTACAGCAACAGACGTACATACAACAGTAGTAGAAACAATAAAGCTGAAAAGAGGAGTTTGCCAGGACTTTGCTCATTTAATGATTGCTGTTTGCCGAATGAAAGGTATTCCAGCAAGATATATAAGTGGTTACCATTTTATTGGTGATCTGCAAGGAGGGCACGCTGATTTTACCCAAGCCTCTCATGCTTGGGTAGAAGCTTACGTACCAGGAGTTGGTTGGTTAGGTTTTGACCCTACTAATAATGGATTAATGGATTGGCGCTATGTGAAAATCGGGCACGGAAGAGATTATAACGATATCGTCCCTGTTAAAGGAGTGTATAGCGGTACCTCGAAACAAACATTATCAGTTGAGGTAGATGTTAGAGTATTAAACGATGAATGA
- a CDS encoding energy-coupling factor transporter transmembrane component T, with protein MTKLFGRTLEVKRRNNLTKSFTHVHPLVAISYYVGALSLIMLLFHPIILSMGLVMIFAIHFIQDRCRSLQRWFFFMIASGLIIIVFNPFFIERGRHVLFEIFQHRFTLEAVMYGVTTALSIIGVVALFVSYNEIMTPNKIFYLFSKFLPQFAVLLMLTLRFIPLMRRRLAEISAIQTSKGISVLNGSWKNRAKSGLLYVQVLLTYSLEEAIQTADSMNARGYGQGSRSTYEYFRFKKTDAVAMIYLLMIFIFTLHGRFSGHGFLTIYPMMESVRLSVMDLILMGEFLLFLGFPLFVDIGGIIRWRKLN; from the coding sequence GTGACCAAATTGTTTGGGCGTACGTTGGAGGTTAAGCGAAGGAACAACCTAACAAAGAGTTTTACACATGTTCATCCACTTGTCGCAATCAGTTATTACGTGGGTGCTCTTTCTCTCATTATGCTACTTTTTCATCCAATCATCCTATCGATGGGATTGGTTATGATCTTTGCTATTCATTTTATTCAAGATCGCTGCAGAAGCTTGCAGCGATGGTTTTTTTTTATGATAGCAAGCGGCCTGATTATTATTGTTTTTAATCCTTTTTTTATTGAAAGAGGCCGTCATGTATTGTTCGAGATTTTTCAACACCGGTTTACCTTAGAGGCCGTTATGTATGGTGTTACGACAGCTTTATCAATAATTGGTGTTGTAGCTTTATTTGTATCCTACAATGAGATCATGACCCCTAATAAAATATTTTATTTATTTTCCAAGTTTCTGCCGCAATTTGCTGTTTTACTGATGTTAACGCTGCGGTTTATCCCGCTGATGAGAAGAAGGCTTGCAGAAATTTCAGCGATTCAAACGAGTAAAGGGATTTCTGTTTTGAACGGTTCATGGAAAAATCGAGCAAAATCCGGCTTATTATATGTTCAAGTGTTATTAACATATTCACTAGAAGAAGCCATTCAAACTGCCGATTCGATGAATGCCAGAGGGTACGGGCAGGGCAGTCGCTCAACCTATGAATATTTCAGATTTAAAAAGACGGATGCGGTCGCTATGATTTATTTACTGATGATCTTTATTTTTACGTTACATGGGCGTTTTTCTGGTCACGGCTTTTTAACGATATATCCAATGATGGAGTCGGTTCGTCTTTCGGTTATGGATTTGATTTTGATGGGTGAATTTCTATTGTTTTTAGGATTTCCACTTTTTGTTGATATAGGAGGGATCATTCGATGGCGCAAATTGAATTAA
- a CDS encoding DUF998 domain-containing protein — translation MKKVYPLFGILAPLLYLVAVIIGGSQLESYSHLYNTISEITASNVESIPSVQILFAIYNLFIIAFSVGMFLCLKTPNMKKIKTAALALFFVGLTGGGMYFFPQDPRFVEMTFGGKVHLGLASICSLLTMLSIILFGMGVKKEAALSKLRTYSYISFFIVFITGGTAAISVANDSDFGGLFERLTIGSYLQWVLVVSIQLFFLNWKTRKSTKTSSLNKLNI, via the coding sequence ATGAAAAAGGTCTATCCCTTATTCGGAATTTTAGCCCCTTTATTGTATTTAGTTGCTGTCATTATTGGTGGGTCTCAGCTCGAAAGTTACAGTCACCTTTACAATACAATTAGTGAAATAACTGCTTCTAATGTTGAATCGATTCCGAGTGTACAAATTCTTTTCGCTATCTATAATCTATTCATTATTGCATTTAGCGTTGGCATGTTTTTATGTTTAAAAACGCCAAACATGAAGAAAATAAAAACGGCTGCCCTAGCTCTTTTCTTTGTTGGATTGACAGGTGGCGGAATGTATTTTTTCCCCCAAGACCCTCGTTTTGTTGAAATGACCTTTGGAGGAAAAGTGCATTTAGGTTTGGCAAGTATTTGTTCCTTATTAACCATGTTATCAATTATTCTATTTGGGATGGGTGTGAAAAAGGAAGCAGCCCTATCCAAATTGCGGACATACTCCTACATATCCTTCTTTATCGTGTTTATTACTGGGGGGACAGCGGCAATCAGTGTAGCCAATGATTCAGATTTCGGCGGATTATTCGAGCGGCTTACGATCGGGAGTTATCTGCAGTGGGTGCTAGTCGTGTCGATCCAACTCTTTTTTCTTAACTGGAAAACCCGTAAAAGTACAAAAACCTCTAGTTTAAATAAACTTAATATATAA
- a CDS encoding ECF transporter S component — MQNKSALKKVGFPLVVILFLVLTIWWGDSYLWISVGMILSAFLLLFSRFESRKVDARELVLLAVLASIAAVGRIPFASIPSVQPTTFVIMMSGLVFGAESGFMIGAVAALASNMILGQGPWTPWQMVAWGLVGWSAGLLGKTKFLNSTWGRILFGAVWGFLFGWIMNIWGLLSLSQYGNELSLKAAIAYFAGSALFDFMHSISNVFFILLFGKVWFKSLSRFKRKYGLLEK; from the coding sequence ATGCAAAACAAAAGTGCATTGAAAAAGGTTGGCTTCCCCTTGGTGGTTATCCTATTTTTAGTCTTAACTATTTGGTGGGGTGACAGCTATTTATGGATTAGTGTGGGAATGATCTTATCTGCGTTTCTTCTTTTGTTTTCTCGATTTGAAAGTAGGAAAGTAGATGCAAGAGAACTAGTCCTTCTAGCCGTTTTGGCATCCATTGCAGCAGTTGGCCGGATACCGTTTGCAAGTATTCCAAGTGTGCAACCGACAACCTTTGTTATCATGATGTCAGGTTTGGTATTTGGAGCTGAAAGTGGTTTTATGATTGGTGCAGTGGCCGCGCTTGCTTCCAATATGATCCTCGGTCAAGGCCCATGGACACCTTGGCAAATGGTGGCCTGGGGTTTGGTGGGCTGGTCGGCCGGTTTACTGGGGAAAACAAAATTTTTGAATTCCACCTGGGGAAGAATTCTTTTTGGAGCAGTATGGGGATTTTTATTCGGCTGGATTATGAATATTTGGGGTCTACTTTCCCTAAGTCAATACGGTAATGAATTGAGTTTGAAGGCGGCCATTGCTTACTTTGCTGGAAGTGCTTTATTTGATTTCATGCATTCAATCTCAAATGTGTTCTTTATTCTGTTGTTTGGGAAAGTTTGGTTTAAGAGTTTATCACGTTTTAAGCGGAAGTATGGGTTGTTAGAGAAATGA